In Chloroflexota bacterium, the following proteins share a genomic window:
- a CDS encoding bifunctional nuclease family protein, with product MLEVTVDSIRVSLMNYQRVVILKEKSQERYLPIWIGPAEADAIAVKLQEISVPRPLTHDLLKRVIEKLGASLNFILVNDLKDDTFYARLCLRVDNTDMEVDCRPSDALALAVRAQVPIFVEESVLDKAGIYLDKEGKPLPPASLRAAEASGEIKEEEMKKLKAFQEFIQSLNLDDLGKGKEKS from the coding sequence AGCATCCGGGTCAGCCTGATGAACTACCAGAGAGTGGTAATCCTGAAGGAGAAGAGTCAGGAGCGCTACCTGCCCATCTGGATAGGCCCGGCAGAGGCCGATGCTATAGCCGTCAAGCTTCAGGAGATTTCTGTCCCCCGCCCCCTGACCCATGACCTTTTGAAGAGGGTGATTGAGAAACTGGGGGCAAGCCTGAACTTCATCCTGGTCAACGATCTCAAGGATGATACCTTCTATGCCAGGCTCTGCCTGCGGGTGGACAATACCGACATGGAGGTGGACTGCCGTCCTAGTGATGCTCTGGCCCTGGCGGTGAGGGCCCAGGTCCCTATCTTTGTGGAGGAGTCGGTCCTGGATAAGGCAGGCATCTATCTGGACAAGGAGGGCAAGCCCCTCCCCCCCGCCAGCTTGAGGGCAGCGGAGGCCTCGGGGGAGATCAAGGAAGAGGAGATGAAGAAGCTCAAGGCCTTCCAGGAGTTCATCCAGAGCCTCAATCTGGACGACCTGGGTAAAGGAAAGGAAAAGTCCTGA